A stretch of Anaeromyxobacter dehalogenans 2CP-1 DNA encodes these proteins:
- a CDS encoding DUF938 domain-containing protein translates to MKRTAKLALRNREALAAALDEFLPETGEVLELGSGTGEHAVFLAARFPGLTWQPSDPDAEARASICAWAKEARLPNLRPPLDLDLVTPAWRRRRADAVLCVNVLHVTPPACAAALCGGAAEVLPAGGPLCVYGPFSHRGAPLAGRLARFDAELRAHDPALGVREVEALAEEAARAGLRLEAELELPAVEGDRLLVFRRAG, encoded by the coding sequence GTGAAGCGGACCGCGAAGCTGGCGCTGCGGAACCGCGAGGCGCTCGCCGCCGCGCTGGACGAGTTCCTGCCCGAGACCGGCGAGGTGCTCGAGCTCGGGAGCGGCACCGGCGAGCACGCCGTGTTCCTCGCGGCGCGCTTCCCCGGACTCACCTGGCAGCCCTCCGACCCCGATGCGGAGGCCCGCGCCAGCATCTGCGCCTGGGCGAAGGAGGCCCGGCTCCCGAACCTGCGCCCGCCGCTCGACCTCGACCTCGTCACGCCGGCCTGGCGGCGCCGGCGCGCCGACGCGGTGCTGTGCGTGAACGTGCTGCACGTCACGCCGCCGGCCTGCGCCGCCGCGCTGTGCGGGGGCGCGGCCGAGGTGCTGCCGGCGGGCGGCCCGCTGTGCGTGTACGGCCCGTTCTCCCACCGCGGCGCGCCGCTCGCCGGGCGGCTGGCGCGCTTCGACGCGGAGCTGCGCGCGCACGACCCGGCGCTCGGCGTGCGCGAGGTGGAGGCGCTCGCCGAGGAGGCGGCGCGCGCCGGGCTCCGGCTCGAGGCCGAGCTCGAGCTGCCGGCGGTCGAGGGCGACCGGCTGCTGGTGTTCCGGCGCGCCGGCTAG
- a CDS encoding glycosyltransferase family 4 protein produces MRVLYLHYGPQSGVTAAVTRSLAEAGAEVVDANPAEGFLYQLRPGCRIPNVRPAVVRAVAEALRTHGRSWKPYYLHTTFAFDHLSARAGEAIRRAGADAVIQAGVLFSPGLVPDVPYHLYLDHTRAIAERYPPLEGLPPPVPYAPEWRAREEAVYRGAAGIFTMSEAVRTSLLSDYGVSPARVHVVGAGPNVEPGPRDLGLAREPLVLFVGRNFVPKGGPELLEAFREVRRVHPRARLALVTSRAPAALPEGVTDHGLLGKEALARLYATAAVFALPTLREAFGLSFLEAMAFELPVVASRIEAIPEIVADGDTGLLVPPRDPAALAAALTALLGDPARARAMGVAGRARAAARFGWARAAARMLEVLRPAPALATGRGA; encoded by the coding sequence ATGCGCGTTCTCTACCTGCACTACGGCCCCCAGTCCGGCGTCACCGCCGCCGTCACCCGCAGCCTGGCGGAGGCCGGCGCGGAGGTGGTCGACGCGAACCCGGCCGAGGGCTTCCTCTACCAGCTCCGCCCCGGCTGCCGGATCCCGAACGTCCGGCCCGCGGTGGTGCGCGCCGTCGCCGAGGCGCTGCGCACGCACGGCCGGAGCTGGAAGCCGTACTACCTGCACACCACGTTCGCGTTCGATCACCTCTCGGCGCGGGCCGGCGAGGCCATCCGGCGCGCCGGGGCCGACGCGGTGATCCAGGCCGGCGTGCTGTTCTCGCCCGGCCTCGTCCCCGACGTCCCGTACCACCTGTACCTCGACCACACCCGCGCCATCGCCGAGCGCTACCCGCCGCTCGAGGGCCTCCCGCCGCCGGTGCCCTACGCGCCGGAGTGGCGCGCCCGCGAGGAGGCGGTGTACCGCGGCGCGGCGGGCATCTTCACCATGAGCGAGGCGGTGCGCACCTCCCTCCTCTCCGACTACGGCGTGAGCCCGGCCCGCGTCCACGTGGTGGGCGCCGGCCCGAACGTCGAGCCCGGGCCGCGCGACCTGGGGCTGGCGCGCGAGCCGCTGGTGCTGTTCGTGGGCCGGAACTTCGTGCCGAAGGGCGGGCCGGAGCTGCTCGAGGCGTTCCGCGAGGTGCGCCGCGTCCACCCGCGCGCGCGCCTCGCGCTCGTCACCTCGCGGGCGCCGGCCGCGCTCCCGGAGGGCGTCACCGACCACGGCCTGCTCGGCAAGGAGGCGCTCGCCCGCCTCTACGCCACCGCGGCGGTGTTCGCGCTCCCGACGCTGCGCGAGGCGTTCGGGCTGTCCTTCCTCGAGGCCATGGCGTTCGAGCTGCCGGTGGTGGCGAGCCGGATCGAGGCCATCCCGGAGATCGTGGCCGACGGCGACACCGGGCTGCTCGTCCCGCCGCGCGATCCCGCCGCCCTCGCCGCCGCGCTGACGGCGCTGCTCGGCGACCCGGCCCGCGCCCGTGCCATGGGCGTCGCCGGCCGCGCGCGCGCCGCGGCCCGCTTCGGCTGGGCGCGCGCCGCCGCGCGCATGCTGGAGGTGCTGCGGCCCGCGCCCGCCCTGGCCACCGGCCGCGGGGCGTGA
- a CDS encoding NAD(P)H-quinone oxidoreductase codes for MKAVVFGGKGGPEVIALRELPDPAPARGEVLVRVRAAALNRADLLQRRGLYPPPPGYREDVPGLELAGEVAAVGAGVTAWKPGDRVMAIAAGEAQAELCLVHERMLVRIPDRLSFEEAGAIPEAGMTSHDALFTLGGLRPGWPVLIHAVGSGVSTAAVQIAKAAGATVIGTSRTAEKLERARALGLDHGILVGKDEPRFADEVKKVAGRCPLVLDFVGGPYTAENLAALATGGRIVVIGTMGGGKPTVDLGALMRARGSIVGTVLRPRPLEEKIAATQAFAKDVLPLVAAGRVKPVVDAVIPAAQVREAHERMERNESFGKLVLAF; via the coding sequence ATGAAGGCGGTCGTGTTCGGCGGCAAGGGCGGTCCCGAGGTCATCGCGCTGCGCGAGCTGCCGGACCCGGCGCCGGCGCGGGGCGAGGTGCTGGTGCGCGTGCGCGCCGCGGCGCTGAACCGCGCCGACCTGCTGCAGCGGCGCGGGCTCTACCCTCCGCCCCCGGGCTACCGCGAGGACGTGCCGGGCCTGGAGCTCGCCGGCGAGGTGGCCGCGGTCGGCGCGGGCGTCACCGCCTGGAAGCCGGGCGACCGGGTCATGGCCATCGCGGCCGGCGAGGCGCAGGCCGAGCTGTGCCTGGTGCACGAGCGGATGCTCGTGCGCATCCCGGACCGGCTCTCGTTCGAGGAGGCCGGCGCGATCCCGGAGGCCGGGATGACCTCGCACGACGCGCTGTTCACCCTGGGTGGCCTGCGGCCCGGCTGGCCGGTGCTGATCCACGCGGTCGGCTCGGGCGTCTCCACCGCCGCGGTGCAGATCGCGAAGGCGGCCGGGGCGACGGTGATCGGCACCTCGCGCACCGCCGAGAAGCTGGAGCGGGCGAGGGCGCTCGGCCTCGACCACGGGATCCTGGTGGGCAAGGACGAGCCGCGCTTCGCCGACGAGGTGAAGAAGGTCGCCGGCCGCTGCCCGCTCGTGCTCGACTTCGTGGGCGGGCCGTACACCGCCGAGAACCTGGCCGCGCTCGCCACCGGGGGGCGCATCGTGGTGATCGGCACCATGGGCGGCGGGAAGCCGACGGTGGACCTCGGCGCGCTCATGCGCGCGCGGGGCAGCATCGTGGGCACCGTGCTCCGGCCGCGGCCGCTCGAGGAGAAGATCGCGGCCACGCAGGCGTTCGCGAAGGACGTCCTGCCGCTCGTCGCGGCGGGCAGGGTGAAGCCGGTGGTGGACGCGGTGATCCCGGCGGCCCAGGTGCGCGAGGCGCACGAGCGGATGGAGCGGAACGAGAGCTTCGGCAAGCTCGTGCTGGCGTTCTGA
- a CDS encoding nucleoside recognition domain-containing protein → MRAFRGTPLFYQKLAFGIGPARIGAMGAIWTVLLGASLVVAAVNGRMGALTAAALDSAAKAVTLSLGLAGAMALWLGLMKVAEEAGLVRALARAARPVLVRLFPEVPADHPAMGAMLMNLSANALGLGNAATPFGVKAMQALEELNPRKGTASDAQALLCALNTASVQLVPASVIALRAAAGSRAPAEILGATLCASACGVVVAVVAAKALRRLYLAAAPAGPEAAP, encoded by the coding sequence ATGAGGGCGTTCCGAGGAACGCCGCTGTTCTACCAAAAACTCGCCTTCGGGATCGGCCCGGCCAGAATCGGCGCGATGGGCGCGATCTGGACGGTGCTCCTGGGGGCCTCCCTCGTCGTCGCGGCGGTGAACGGGCGGATGGGCGCGCTCACCGCGGCGGCGCTGGACTCCGCCGCGAAGGCGGTGACGCTCTCGCTCGGGCTGGCTGGCGCCATGGCGCTGTGGCTGGGCCTCATGAAGGTGGCCGAGGAGGCCGGCCTGGTGCGGGCGCTCGCCCGGGCGGCGCGGCCGGTGCTCGTCCGGCTGTTCCCGGAGGTGCCGGCGGACCACCCGGCCATGGGCGCGATGCTCATGAACCTCTCCGCGAACGCGCTCGGCCTGGGCAACGCGGCCACCCCGTTCGGCGTGAAGGCCATGCAGGCGCTCGAGGAGCTCAACCCGCGCAAGGGCACCGCCTCCGACGCGCAGGCCCTGCTGTGCGCCCTCAACACCGCCTCGGTGCAGCTCGTCCCGGCGAGCGTCATCGCGCTGCGCGCCGCGGCGGGCTCGCGCGCGCCGGCCGAGATCCTCGGCGCCACGCTCTGCGCCTCGGCCTGCGGGGTGGTGGTGGCGGTCGTCGCCGCGAAGGCGCTCCGCCGGCTCTACCTGGCGGCGGCGCCGGCGGGCCCCGAGGCGGCGCCGTGA
- a CDS encoding DnaJ domain-containing protein has product MARTVEVSLEEVVAAGRVLFGPGFAADQAGWRDALKAAYRRRALETHPDRARATGRPEHELAREFRAVSEAYRVLSALRGPADPGRARRPRPAPAAGPARPARRAPGAGARSEAPPTPRPRPAPSTEARRAAPTAGATAMPQRRLRLAEFLFHAGAIPWTAFVEAVAWQRAQRPPLGRLAVDWGFLRREDVARILELRRAGGRAVPFGEVAVRHGYLTSFQLLALLGRQLRQQRRIGEYFVERGLVTPAALDELRRRMALHNARFAP; this is encoded by the coding sequence ATGGCGAGGACGGTCGAGGTCAGCCTGGAGGAGGTGGTCGCGGCCGGCCGGGTGCTGTTCGGCCCCGGCTTCGCCGCCGACCAGGCCGGCTGGCGAGACGCGCTGAAGGCCGCCTACCGCCGGCGCGCCCTCGAGACCCACCCCGATCGCGCCCGCGCCACCGGCCGTCCCGAGCACGAGCTGGCGCGCGAGTTCCGGGCGGTTTCCGAGGCGTACCGCGTGCTCTCGGCGCTGCGCGGCCCCGCCGACCCCGGGCGCGCCCGCCGACCGCGCCCCGCCCCCGCCGCCGGCCCCGCGCGCCCGGCGCGCCGCGCCCCGGGCGCAGGCGCGCGAAGCGAGGCGCCCCCGACGCCCCGGCCGCGCCCGGCGCCGTCCACCGAGGCGCGCCGCGCCGCGCCGACCGCGGGCGCGACCGCGATGCCGCAGCGCCGGCTCCGGCTCGCCGAGTTCCTCTTCCACGCCGGCGCCATCCCCTGGACCGCGTTCGTGGAGGCGGTCGCGTGGCAGCGCGCGCAGCGGCCGCCGCTGGGACGCCTCGCGGTGGACTGGGGCTTCCTGCGCCGCGAGGACGTGGCGCGGATCCTCGAGCTGCGCCGCGCCGGCGGGCGCGCCGTGCCGTTCGGCGAGGTGGCGGTGCGCCACGGCTACCTCACCTCGTTCCAGCTCCTCGCGCTGCTCGGGCGCCAGCTCCGCCAGCAGCGCCGCATCGGCGAGTACTTCGTGGAGCGCGGCCTCGTCACCCCCGCCGCGCTCGACGAGCTGCGCCGCCGGATGGCGCTGCACAACGCCCGGTTCGCCCCCTAG
- the mce gene encoding methylmalonyl-CoA epimerase, producing MTGLDHVAILVSDLDAAVKLYRDVYGLPEPEIEEVPTEKVRVAIFGHGAGRIELVSPAGPDSPMAKTIEKRGEGLHHVCLEVPDIARAMAALKAQGAPLLDEVPRPGAGGSRVAFVHPKGSRGVLVELKEGGK from the coding sequence ATGACCGGTCTCGATCACGTCGCCATCCTGGTGTCCGACCTCGACGCGGCGGTGAAGCTCTACCGCGACGTCTACGGGCTGCCCGAGCCCGAGATCGAGGAGGTCCCGACGGAGAAGGTCCGGGTCGCCATCTTCGGGCACGGCGCCGGGCGGATCGAGCTCGTCTCGCCGGCCGGGCCCGACAGCCCGATGGCGAAGACCATCGAGAAGCGCGGCGAGGGCCTGCACCACGTCTGCCTGGAGGTGCCGGACATCGCCAGGGCGATGGCCGCGCTGAAGGCGCAGGGCGCGCCGCTGCTCGACGAGGTGCCGCGCCCGGGCGCGGGAGGATCCAGGGTGGCCTTCGTCCACCCCAAGGGCAGCCGCGGCGTGCTGGTCGAGCTGAAGGAGGGCGGCAAATAG
- a CDS encoding ATP-binding protein encodes MIRKIVHIDESKCDGCGQCIPSCAEGAIALVNGKARLSGDALCDGLGACLGECPQGAITVVERDADAFDEAVVAAHLARQGRAPAADHAAKAPAPPAASPARPRPLLSVVPSGDPAPQGGGCPGSRARTLPPRGRPVAAAASRGPATPASGESRLTHWPVQLHLVPVGAPWLDGADLLVAADCVPFACARFHDDLLAGHALVVGCPKLDDNRFYAEKLGQMLARSDVRSVTVARMEVPCCGGISMAARQAIAASGKAIPLRDVVVGVDGALHG; translated from the coding sequence ATGATCCGGAAGATCGTCCACATCGACGAGTCGAAGTGCGATGGCTGCGGCCAGTGCATCCCCTCCTGCGCCGAGGGCGCCATCGCGCTCGTGAACGGCAAGGCGCGGCTCTCGGGCGACGCGCTCTGCGACGGGCTGGGCGCCTGCCTCGGCGAGTGCCCGCAGGGCGCCATCACCGTGGTCGAGCGCGACGCCGACGCGTTCGACGAGGCCGTGGTCGCCGCGCACCTCGCGCGCCAGGGCCGCGCGCCCGCGGCAGACCACGCAGCCAAGGCGCCGGCGCCACCCGCCGCTTCGCCGGCGCGCCCCCGCCCGCTGCTCTCGGTGGTGCCGTCCGGCGACCCCGCGCCCCAGGGCGGCGGCTGCCCCGGCTCGCGGGCCCGCACCTTGCCGCCCCGCGGCCGGCCCGTCGCGGCCGCCGCGTCCCGCGGCCCGGCCACCCCGGCCAGCGGCGAGAGCCGGCTGACGCACTGGCCGGTGCAGCTCCACCTCGTGCCCGTCGGCGCGCCCTGGCTCGACGGCGCCGACCTGCTCGTCGCGGCGGACTGCGTGCCGTTCGCCTGCGCGCGCTTCCACGACGACCTGCTCGCCGGCCACGCGCTGGTGGTCGGGTGCCCGAAGCTCGACGACAACCGCTTCTACGCCGAGAAGCTCGGGCAGATGCTCGCCCGCTCCGACGTCCGCAGCGTGACCGTGGCGCGCATGGAGGTCCCCTGCTGCGGCGGCATCTCCATGGCCGCCCGCCAGGCCATCGCCGCCTCCGGCAAGGCCATCCCGCTCCGCGACGTGGTGGTGGGCGTGGACGGCGCGCTGCACGGGTGA
- a CDS encoding acyl-[acyl-carrier-protein] thioesterase has translation METFKESFAVHSYEVDAFGTLAPPALTGFLMEAAGLHAGRLGVGIDALMEKGLTWVLVRQRTETPVPIRLGDVLEVETWPVGLDRLAALRDFVVRRRDGAEVARGTTQWFVLDVKTRKPVRPEAVLDARFPRELGKPIVEVAPGKLPELRTWEFQKRFHVRYQDIDLNLHVNNGSYVAWALEAIPKDVYTGSRVAALEVQYLAECHYGSAVLSRLARTGPGAFAHAIVREEDEKELARITTSWAPR, from the coding sequence ATGGAGACCTTCAAGGAGTCGTTCGCGGTCCACAGCTACGAGGTGGACGCGTTCGGGACGCTGGCGCCGCCCGCGCTCACCGGCTTCCTGATGGAGGCCGCCGGGCTGCACGCCGGCCGGCTGGGCGTCGGCATCGACGCGCTCATGGAGAAGGGGCTGACCTGGGTGCTGGTCCGGCAGCGGACCGAGACGCCGGTGCCCATCCGGCTCGGCGACGTGCTCGAGGTGGAGACCTGGCCGGTGGGCCTGGACCGGCTCGCCGCGCTCCGCGACTTCGTGGTGCGCCGCCGCGACGGCGCCGAGGTGGCGCGCGGCACCACGCAGTGGTTCGTGCTCGACGTGAAGACGCGCAAGCCGGTGCGCCCGGAGGCGGTGCTCGACGCGCGCTTCCCGCGCGAGCTCGGCAAGCCCATCGTCGAGGTCGCGCCGGGCAAGCTCCCGGAGCTGCGCACCTGGGAGTTCCAGAAGCGCTTCCACGTCCGCTACCAGGACATCGACCTGAACCTGCACGTCAACAACGGCAGCTACGTCGCCTGGGCGCTCGAGGCGATCCCGAAGGACGTGTACACGGGCTCGCGGGTGGCGGCGCTCGAGGTCCAGTACCTCGCCGAGTGCCACTACGGCAGCGCGGTCCTCTCGCGCCTGGCGCGCACCGGGCCCGGCGCGTTCGCGCACGCCATCGTGCGCGAGGAGGACGAGAAGGAGCTCGCGCGGATCACCACGAGCTGGGCGCCGCGGTAG
- a CDS encoding transglutaminase-like domain-containing protein, with protein sequence MTTPTSARLALVALCCSTSLALAACPEQRPQPVKAPPRPPQAALAAGSGDLADVLTVPRPVGPEWFGLYLVGQKAGWSKVELSRELRDGRDVLVGRSEMLLRVNVGGNTVERRQSEERVWEARAAGRLVGFKAAFSGDGGERTVTGTCAKDRCKLIVTAADGTREQELEGVAETAEMADGVRLAAARRSTVRGKQLDLLKLRVREVQHVFVRREPVAGAGVQEEVSVVEESEIGDRVAIQYKVADDGRIVEWHLGDAIVGRPEPSDRAQRLDEVDLFALGRVPLPRPLPRTVPSTITYRLRGLPAAFQKADQRQRYERGPEGTTLLTITAKPPAAAEPARDTPLARAGEGASRDDLAATPQVDSDAPAIAALAKQVAGDARGTYEAALALARWVNEHLEKAYGASNDRASDVLAARKGDCTEHAVLTVALARALGIPSRQVYGLVYARYADGKDALYWHAWAEVRSAGEWIAIDPIFGQPVADATHVALGTDKQEDAVGLLGALKVEKVDVKGAK encoded by the coding sequence ATGACGACCCCGACCTCCGCGCGCCTCGCCCTCGTCGCCCTCTGCTGCTCGACCTCCCTCGCGCTCGCCGCCTGCCCCGAGCAGCGGCCGCAGCCGGTGAAGGCGCCGCCGCGCCCGCCGCAGGCGGCGCTGGCCGCCGGGTCCGGCGACCTCGCCGACGTGCTCACGGTGCCGCGGCCGGTGGGGCCGGAGTGGTTCGGCCTGTACCTGGTCGGCCAGAAGGCGGGCTGGAGCAAGGTCGAGCTGAGCCGCGAGCTGCGCGACGGGCGCGACGTGCTGGTCGGGCGGAGCGAGATGCTGCTGCGCGTGAACGTGGGCGGCAACACCGTGGAGCGGCGCCAGAGCGAGGAGCGCGTCTGGGAGGCGCGCGCGGCCGGCCGGCTGGTGGGGTTCAAGGCGGCGTTCTCCGGCGACGGCGGCGAGCGGACGGTCACCGGCACCTGCGCGAAGGACCGCTGCAAGCTCATCGTCACCGCCGCCGACGGCACGCGCGAGCAGGAGCTGGAGGGCGTGGCCGAGACCGCCGAGATGGCGGACGGCGTCCGGCTCGCGGCCGCGCGGCGCAGCACCGTCCGCGGCAAGCAGCTCGACCTGCTCAAGCTGCGGGTCCGCGAGGTGCAGCACGTGTTCGTCCGCCGGGAGCCGGTGGCCGGCGCGGGCGTGCAGGAGGAGGTCTCGGTCGTCGAGGAGTCGGAGATCGGCGACCGCGTGGCCATCCAGTACAAGGTGGCGGACGACGGACGGATCGTGGAGTGGCACCTCGGCGACGCGATCGTGGGCCGTCCCGAGCCGTCGGATCGCGCGCAGCGGCTCGACGAGGTGGACCTGTTCGCGCTCGGCCGCGTGCCGTTGCCGAGGCCGCTGCCGCGCACCGTGCCCTCCACCATCACCTACCGCCTGCGGGGGCTCCCGGCCGCGTTCCAGAAGGCGGACCAGCGCCAGCGGTACGAGCGCGGCCCGGAGGGCACCACGCTCCTCACCATCACCGCGAAGCCGCCCGCCGCGGCGGAGCCGGCCCGGGACACGCCGCTCGCGCGGGCGGGGGAGGGGGCGAGCCGCGACGACCTCGCCGCCACGCCGCAGGTGGACTCCGACGCGCCCGCGATCGCAGCGCTGGCCAAGCAGGTGGCGGGCGACGCGCGCGGCACGTACGAGGCCGCGCTCGCGCTGGCGCGCTGGGTGAACGAGCACCTCGAGAAGGCGTACGGGGCGAGCAACGATCGGGCGAGCGACGTGCTCGCGGCGCGGAAGGGCGACTGCACCGAGCACGCGGTGCTGACGGTGGCGCTGGCGCGCGCGCTGGGGATCCCCTCGCGGCAGGTCTACGGCCTCGTCTACGCGCGCTACGCCGACGGCAAGGACGCGCTCTACTGGCACGCCTGGGCGGAGGTGCGGAGCGCCGGCGAGTGGATCGCCATCGACCCGATCTTCGGGCAGCCGGTGGCGGACGCGACCCACGTGGCGCTCGGCACCGACAAGCAGGAGGACGCGGTGGGCCTGCTCGGCGCGCTCAAGGTGGAGAAGGTCGACGTGAAGGGCGCGAAGTAG
- a CDS encoding DUF4091 domain-containing protein, translating to MLIRAASLHGEPPLTLRPLAAPAAFAAVLALLFAALPAQAASVWTATSTEKIRPAAPARAPGGAALTAARNEFEAFQVVITGAATGVRATTAGLTGPASLPVRLYREAIIHLANPSALDGGTGPWPDALVPDVDELTGERRNAFPFAVPAGESRAVWVEVHVPPDAPAGEYAGSVQVTWDGGEATVPVTLTVWPFTLPSTASLKSAFGLSWGTLNTAHGVSGDALSTLRGRYGQLALDHRVTLSRIDDGNRDLAHFASFFGPLFDGGAATSLPGAQATSVEYLGGSSGYASWASFFQSRGWDDRLFQYTCDEPPLQCAWGDIPARAASARAVSPALRTLVTTTVQQADAAGVTSSIDVLVPVVNFLDDRAGERFAGPQRAAYDAFLAGSPRREVWTYQSCMSHGCGGTVDMGSPSDSDRYFTGWPSYMIDASAVRNRAMEWISFNHRVTGELYYETTMAYSHDPWNNQWDFSGNGDGTLFYPGTPAKVGGTTQIPVASIRLKMIREGMEDYEYLKLLTDLGDGALAREISGALFPHPYDAEVSPADLLAARERIARRIVELGGGAPGAPGSGTGSGSGGGGAGGGLQAGVIAPSGCRSGAGGLLALLGLAGAVRRRRR from the coding sequence ATGCTGATCAGGGCGGCGTCCCTACATGGAGAGCCTCCTTTGACGCTCCGACCGCTCGCGGCCCCCGCCGCGTTCGCCGCCGTCCTCGCCCTGCTGTTCGCAGCGCTCCCCGCCCAGGCCGCCTCGGTCTGGACCGCCACCTCCACCGAGAAGATCCGCCCCGCCGCCCCCGCGCGCGCGCCCGGCGGTGCCGCGCTCACCGCCGCGCGCAACGAGTTCGAGGCGTTCCAGGTGGTGATCACCGGCGCCGCCACCGGCGTCCGCGCCACCACCGCCGGGCTGACCGGCCCGGCCTCGCTCCCGGTCCGGCTGTACCGCGAGGCGATCATCCACCTCGCGAACCCCTCCGCGCTCGACGGGGGGACGGGGCCGTGGCCCGACGCCCTGGTGCCGGACGTGGACGAGCTGACGGGCGAGCGGCGGAACGCCTTCCCCTTCGCCGTGCCGGCGGGCGAGAGCCGGGCCGTCTGGGTGGAGGTCCACGTGCCCCCGGACGCGCCCGCGGGCGAGTACGCCGGCTCGGTGCAGGTGACCTGGGACGGGGGCGAGGCGACCGTCCCGGTGACGCTCACCGTCTGGCCGTTCACGCTGCCCTCCACCGCGTCGCTGAAGAGCGCGTTCGGGCTGTCCTGGGGCACGCTCAACACCGCGCACGGCGTCTCCGGCGACGCGCTCTCGACGCTGCGCGGGCGCTACGGCCAGCTCGCGCTCGATCACCGCGTCACGCTCTCGCGCATCGACGACGGCAACCGCGACCTCGCCCACTTCGCGAGCTTCTTCGGCCCGCTGTTCGACGGCGGCGCGGCGACGTCGCTGCCCGGCGCGCAGGCCACCTCGGTCGAGTACCTGGGCGGGAGCTCCGGCTACGCCTCCTGGGCGAGCTTCTTCCAGTCGCGCGGCTGGGACGACCGGCTGTTCCAGTACACCTGCGACGAGCCCCCGCTCCAGTGCGCCTGGGGCGACATCCCGGCGCGCGCCGCCTCGGCGCGCGCGGTGTCCCCGGCCCTGCGCACCCTCGTCACCACCACCGTCCAGCAGGCCGACGCGGCCGGCGTCACCTCGTCCATCGACGTGCTCGTGCCGGTGGTGAACTTCCTCGACGACCGCGCCGGCGAGCGGTTCGCCGGGCCGCAGCGCGCCGCCTACGACGCCTTCCTGGCCGGGTCGCCGCGCCGCGAGGTGTGGACCTACCAGAGCTGCATGAGCCACGGCTGCGGCGGGACCGTGGACATGGGCTCGCCGAGCGACTCGGATCGCTACTTCACCGGCTGGCCGAGCTACATGATCGACGCGTCCGCGGTGCGGAACCGCGCCATGGAGTGGATCTCGTTCAACCACCGGGTGACGGGCGAGCTCTACTACGAGACCACCATGGCGTACTCGCACGACCCCTGGAACAACCAGTGGGACTTCTCCGGCAACGGGGACGGGACGCTGTTCTACCCGGGCACGCCGGCGAAGGTGGGCGGCACCACGCAGATCCCGGTCGCCTCCATCCGCCTGAAGATGATCCGCGAGGGCATGGAGGACTACGAGTACCTGAAGCTGCTCACCGACCTCGGCGACGGCGCGCTGGCGCGGGAGATCTCCGGCGCGCTCTTCCCGCACCCCTACGACGCCGAGGTGAGCCCGGCCGACCTGCTCGCCGCGCGCGAGCGGATCGCCCGGCGCATCGTGGAGCTGGGCGGCGGCGCGCCGGGGGCTCCGGGCAGCGGCACGGGGAGCGGCTCGGGCGGCGGCGGTGCCGGCGGCGGGCTGCAGGCGGGCGTCATCGCGCCGAGCGGCTGCCGCAGCGGCGCGGGCGGGCTGCTGGCGCTGCTCGGCCTGGCCGGCGCGGTGCGGCGCCGCCGGCGGTAG
- a CDS encoding spore maturation protein: MIRGALDVLSTWAIPVLLAGIPAVALARGVKVYPVFVEGAKEGFATAVRIIPALVAIFVALGMLRASGAMEAAAAALAPVTSALGLPASVLPLVLVRPLSGGAALGVVGDVLRSEGPDGYAGRLASVMAGSTETTFYVLAVYMGAAGITRYRQALPAALLADLAGFAAAIVTVRLLLGGP, from the coding sequence GTGATCCGCGGCGCGCTCGACGTCCTCTCGACCTGGGCGATCCCGGTGCTGCTGGCGGGCATCCCGGCGGTTGCGCTCGCCCGCGGCGTGAAGGTGTATCCGGTCTTCGTCGAGGGCGCGAAGGAGGGCTTCGCGACCGCGGTGCGGATCATCCCGGCGCTGGTCGCCATCTTCGTCGCGCTGGGGATGCTGCGCGCCTCCGGCGCCATGGAGGCCGCGGCGGCCGCGCTCGCGCCGGTCACCTCCGCGCTCGGCCTGCCCGCGAGCGTCCTGCCGCTCGTCCTCGTCCGGCCGCTCTCCGGCGGGGCGGCGCTCGGCGTGGTCGGGGACGTGCTCCGGAGCGAGGGGCCGGACGGCTACGCCGGGCGGCTCGCCTCGGTGATGGCCGGCTCGACCGAGACGACGTTCTACGTGCTCGCGGTCTACATGGGCGCGGCGGGGATCACCCGGTACCGCCAGGCGCTCCCGGCCGCGCTGCTCGCCGACCTGGCCGGCTTCGCCGCCGCCATCGTGACGGTGCGGCTGCTGCTCGGCGGGCCGTGA